A DNA window from Magnetococcales bacterium contains the following coding sequences:
- the miaA gene encoding tRNA (adenosine(37)-N6)-dimethylallyltransferase MiaA — protein sequence MKILVILGPTASGKTRLAVQLAQGIAGEILSADSRQVYRGLDIGTGKDLEEYGPIPYHLIDVVDPGEAFDLFQFQQRCLALLPEIQGRGGLPILVGGTGLYLEALIRGYRLAPARADPALRAHLHTLSDDALTARLLTLKPTQHNTTDLETRERAIRAIEIAQATLDQNTPDSPPVSHSDPDHDFLILGMRWERAILRQRIADRLQQRLETGLIEEVADLLNRGVSPASLEALGLEYRFVTRFVQGALDRAELFDQLVQAIRQFAKRQETWFRRMERHGIRIHWLEAAKDPLHEARTIMGRIWPEFSHFSSPPPPTPPREGTWGSAHPDRTAPDTPPR from the coding sequence ATGAAAATTCTTGTCATTCTCGGACCCACCGCTTCCGGCAAGACCCGTCTGGCGGTGCAACTGGCCCAGGGTATCGCCGGGGAGATCCTGTCGGCGGACTCGCGCCAGGTCTATCGCGGTCTGGACATCGGCACCGGCAAGGATCTGGAGGAGTACGGCCCCATTCCCTATCATCTGATCGACGTGGTGGATCCGGGAGAAGCGTTCGACCTGTTCCAGTTTCAGCAACGCTGCCTGGCGCTGTTGCCGGAGATCCAGGGGCGAGGCGGTCTGCCCATCCTGGTCGGAGGCACGGGACTGTATCTGGAAGCCCTCATTCGGGGATACCGGCTGGCCCCGGCCAGAGCGGATCCGGCACTGCGGGCGCATCTGCACACCCTGTCCGATGACGCCTTGACCGCCCGTCTGCTGACCCTCAAACCGACCCAACACAACACCACGGATCTGGAAACCCGGGAAAGGGCCATCCGCGCCATCGAAATCGCCCAGGCCACCTTGGATCAAAACACCCCCGATTCCCCTCCCGTGTCACACTCCGATCCGGACCATGATTTCCTGATCCTGGGCATGCGCTGGGAACGGGCCATTCTGCGGCAACGGATCGCCGATCGGTTGCAACAGCGACTGGAAACCGGATTGATCGAGGAGGTGGCCGACCTGCTGAACCGGGGGGTCTCCCCCGCCAGTCTGGAGGCGTTGGGACTGGAATACCGTTTCGTCACCCGGTTCGTGCAAGGCGCGTTGGACCGGGCTGAACTGTTCGATCAACTGGTGCAAGCCATCCGCCAGTTCGCCAAACGGCAGGAGACCTGGTTTCGCCGCATGGAGCGACACGGCATCCGCATCCACTGGCTGGAGGCGGCCAAGGATCCCCTTCACGAGGCCAGGACGATCATGGGGCGGATCTGGCCGGAGTTTTCCCATTTTTCTTCACCGCCACCGCCGACGCCACCACGGGAGGGGACATGGGGGTCTGCTCATCCAGACCGAACTGCTCCCGATACGCCTCCACGCTGA
- the crcB gene encoding fluoride efflux transporter CrcB — MGWSFVAVAVGAGLGALLRWGLGVRFNALFSTLPPGTLMANLIGGYIVGLALAFFSQLPGLSSEWRLLVVTGFCGGLTTFSTFSAEVLTLLQQGRIVWGVTAIGVHVIGSLLMTLLGALSGQWLMNR; from the coding sequence ATGGGATGGTCGTTTGTGGCGGTGGCGGTGGGGGCCGGTCTGGGGGCATTGCTGCGCTGGGGCCTGGGGGTGCGTTTCAATGCACTGTTTTCCACCCTGCCTCCCGGTACCCTGATGGCCAACCTCATTGGTGGTTACATCGTGGGATTGGCTTTGGCCTTTTTTTCTCAGCTTCCCGGGCTTTCCAGCGAGTGGCGTCTGTTGGTGGTCACCGGTTTTTGCGGCGGGCTGACCACCTTTTCCACCTTTTCCGCCGAGGTGCTGACCCTGTTGCAACAGGGCCGGATCGTCTGGGGCGTGACGGCCATCGGGGTGCATGTGATCGGATCGCTGCTGATGACCCTGCTGGGGGCGTTGAGCGGTCAGTGGCTGATGAACCGGTGA
- a CDS encoding sensor histidine kinase — protein sequence MKHIGTIKNQLLATLVTGLTVMILLSWWVVGMALRELTANYLEDRMDGEIASILAELSLDETDAVKLNEKHVDALFHHAFSGYYYQITLQGDGPVQTLRSQSLGEFSLQPPAIRPGEKLRHWGVGPKKEPLLVLVKSITLRERQLIITVAENLTPIEGDLDQFLWMHGIVSLLFLGLLTMIQIVAVRRAMRPIEEIREGVVQLMTGQISRLREDVPAEIKPVVEQINHLLLRLEQRLVRSRSTISNLAHAMKSPLTTLSQILRRGDPGLSDDHHQEMMSRLDALQTLIDRELRRARMADQPVPGRFFIPEQALGMLARTLKNIHFQKKIEIDLNLPPGLSLPFDEEDMMELLGNLLDNACKWCRGQIRVSLVEEKTRCILRVEDDGPGVDPGETAHLTRRGVRLDEQRSGHGLGLTIVRETVDHYAGTIRFDRSESLGGFLAEVILPIRRVI from the coding sequence ATGAAACACATCGGGACCATCAAGAATCAACTGCTCGCCACGCTGGTCACTGGTCTGACGGTGATGATTCTGTTGTCCTGGTGGGTGGTGGGCATGGCGCTGCGGGAGTTGACCGCCAACTACCTGGAAGACCGCATGGACGGGGAGATCGCCAGCATTCTGGCGGAACTCTCCCTGGACGAAACCGACGCGGTCAAGCTCAACGAAAAACATGTCGATGCCTTGTTTCATCATGCTTTTTCCGGATACTACTATCAAATCACCCTCCAGGGGGACGGCCCGGTTCAAACCCTGCGCTCCCAGTCCCTGGGTGAATTCTCCTTGCAACCACCCGCCATCCGCCCCGGTGAAAAACTGCGCCATTGGGGGGTGGGTCCCAAAAAAGAACCGCTGCTGGTCTTGGTCAAATCCATCACCCTGCGGGAACGTCAACTGATCATCACCGTAGCCGAAAACCTGACCCCCATCGAGGGGGATCTGGACCAGTTCCTGTGGATGCACGGCATCGTCTCCCTGCTGTTTCTGGGATTGCTCACCATGATCCAGATCGTCGCGGTGCGACGGGCGATGCGCCCCATCGAAGAGATTCGCGAAGGGGTGGTCCAGTTGATGACCGGACAGATCAGCCGGTTGCGGGAGGATGTGCCCGCGGAGATCAAACCCGTGGTGGAACAGATCAACCATCTGTTGTTGCGACTGGAACAGCGGCTGGTGCGATCCCGTTCCACCATCTCCAATCTGGCCCACGCCATGAAATCCCCCCTGACCACCCTGTCGCAAATCCTAAGACGGGGGGATCCGGGATTGAGCGACGATCATCATCAGGAGATGATGAGCCGTCTGGATGCGCTCCAGACCCTCATCGATCGGGAACTCAGACGGGCACGCATGGCCGACCAGCCTGTACCGGGTCGTTTTTTCATTCCGGAACAGGCCCTGGGCATGCTGGCCCGCACCCTGAAAAACATTCATTTCCAAAAGAAAATCGAAATCGACCTGAATCTGCCTCCCGGACTCTCCCTGCCCTTCGACGAAGAGGACATGATGGAGTTGCTGGGCAATTTGCTCGACAACGCCTGCAAATGGTGCCGGGGTCAGATCCGGGTTTCGCTGGTGGAGGAAAAAACGCGCTGCATCCTGCGGGTGGAAGACGATGGACCCGGAGTCGACCCCGGCGAAACCGCCCATCTCACCCGTCGGGGGGTACGCCTCGACGAACAACGCTCCGGCCACGGGCTGGGATTGACCATCGTGCGCGAAACCGTGGACCACTACGCCGGCACGATCCGGTTCGATCGTTCGGAATCCCTGGGAGGATTTCTGGCGGAGGTGATCCTGCCCATCCGGCGGGTCATCTGA
- a CDS encoding response regulator transcription factor — MRILIIEDDRVLSDHLKKKLDEAGFAVDVVHDGENGEAMANETVYHAAILDLGLPDRSGLAVLGNWRRARNQIPVIVLTARNMWWERVEGIDAGADDYLGKPFHVEELLARLRALIHRCHARLQGTLTVGGYSLDEGRQSVRMPDGNEARLTSMEFRLLRIFMLSPGRIHSKESLMEAIYDFDKVTDHNVIEVYVNHLRKKMGREVISTLRWQGYLFTPGEKRA; from the coding sequence ATGCGCATTCTGATCATTGAAGATGACCGTGTACTGTCGGATCATTTAAAGAAAAAACTGGACGAAGCCGGATTCGCGGTGGATGTGGTGCATGACGGCGAAAACGGCGAGGCCATGGCCAATGAAACCGTCTATCACGCGGCCATTCTGGATCTCGGGCTGCCGGACCGCTCCGGGTTGGCGGTGCTGGGCAACTGGAGACGGGCACGCAACCAGATTCCGGTGATCGTGCTCACCGCCCGCAACATGTGGTGGGAACGGGTGGAAGGCATCGATGCGGGCGCCGACGACTATCTGGGCAAACCGTTTCACGTCGAAGAACTGTTGGCCCGTCTGCGTGCCCTGATCCACCGCTGTCACGCCCGCCTGCAAGGAACCTTGACCGTGGGAGGCTACTCCCTGGACGAAGGACGACAAAGCGTGCGCATGCCGGACGGCAACGAGGCGCGTTTGACCTCTATGGAATTTCGTCTGCTGCGGATTTTCATGCTCTCTCCGGGCCGCATCCACTCCAAGGAGAGCCTGATGGAGGCGATCTACGATTTCGACAAGGTGACGGATCACAACGTCATCGAGGTCTATGTGAACCATTTGCGCAAGAAAATGGGCCGCGAAGTAATCAGCACCTTGCGTTGGCAAGGTTATCTGTTCACCCCCGGCGAAAAGCGGGCATGA
- a CDS encoding formylglycine-generating enzyme family protein, whose amino-acid sequence MIRLLAIVTIPWLVAWNSAQADTVPNSLQEITNSIHMVLVRIPPGHFKMGSDKHFDTEASDSEMPVHPVTITKPFCLGKYEVTQDQWIAVMKDNPSEFKGRTLPVQEVSWNMVQDFIKKLNEKEKTSDYRLPTEAEWEYAARAGSTTIRPWGDGDSEMLQYAWHGDETGTTGGKPHPVGQLKPNAWGLHDMLGNVWEWVSDRYSDGYYALSPPSDPTGPASGPALRMHRGGGWHDDPEHIRSAIRFYFGQSGRNNSLGFRLAKNCQ is encoded by the coding sequence ATGATTCGACTCCTCGCCATTGTGACGATTCCCTGGCTCGTTGCCTGGAACAGCGCCCAGGCCGACACCGTGCCCAACTCGCTGCAAGAGATCACCAATTCCATCCACATGGTCTTGGTCCGCATTCCCCCGGGACACTTCAAAATGGGCTCGGACAAACATTTCGACACCGAAGCCAGTGATTCGGAAATGCCTGTGCATCCGGTTACCATTACCAAACCCTTCTGCCTGGGCAAATACGAGGTCACCCAGGATCAATGGATCGCGGTCATGAAGGACAATCCCAGCGAATTCAAAGGCCGTACCCTGCCGGTGCAAGAGGTCTCCTGGAACATGGTCCAAGACTTCATCAAAAAGCTCAACGAAAAGGAAAAGACCTCGGACTATCGCCTGCCCACGGAGGCCGAGTGGGAATACGCCGCCCGAGCCGGCAGCACCACCATCCGCCCCTGGGGGGACGGTGACAGCGAAATGCTCCAGTACGCTTGGCACGGCGACGAAACCGGCACCACCGGCGGCAAACCCCATCCCGTGGGACAACTCAAGCCCAACGCCTGGGGATTGCACGACATGTTGGGCAATGTCTGGGAGTGGGTCTCGGACCGCTACTCGGACGGCTACTATGCCCTATCTCCCCCCAGCGATCCCACGGGTCCCGCCTCCGGCCCCGCCTTGCGCATGCATCGCGGCGGCGGCTGGCACGATGATCCCGAACACATCCGTTCGGCAATCCGCTTTTATTTTGGCCAATCGGGCCGCAACAACAGTCTGGGATTCCGTCTGGCCAAAAATTGCCAGTGA
- the mgtE gene encoding magnesium transporter, whose product MSMVNFDDSEAQSSQAYDPQIPEAIERLYRKGAKFHLSQMLFKLKPDDAAHVFCDFAEEKACELFEFITPPQHAALVFEEMRETHKKYILTHCELEHIVAMLECLPDEVCQRNLDMLHEEAAERIKKALNEDLTLGDDVSNYKHNTAGSLMSSKVLALPENTTAAEAIHIIQRLSSHDSVFYLYTTNAQKRLAGVCSLRRLMLAESETPLEELENSRLVRVHVNTPLDEVARQISHYRLLAIPVVDDRGSLVGQITIDNLVDVIQDENNRAMLKRAGIGSQNNDILAQSPFHIFRVRVPWLISAFIGYLVISAILDGFEETLSSIVQLAFFFPVVIGMSGNAGSQTGSVAVRGLALGLLNNSHFFRLMLKELAANLIQGAVYGLFLALAAYLLFQNPLLSLTVGLAMMLNIPAASTIAMSLPFFFKKIGTDPAIASGPLALTFIDLVGSTNYLIIAFLTFRP is encoded by the coding sequence ATGAGCATGGTCAATTTCGACGACTCCGAAGCGCAATCTTCGCAGGCCTACGATCCCCAGATTCCGGAGGCCATCGAGCGACTGTATCGCAAGGGCGCCAAATTCCATTTGTCGCAAATGTTGTTCAAACTCAAGCCCGACGACGCCGCCCATGTCTTTTGCGACTTCGCGGAAGAAAAAGCCTGCGAGCTCTTTGAATTCATCACGCCGCCCCAGCACGCCGCGCTGGTCTTCGAAGAGATGCGCGAGACCCACAAGAAATACATCCTCACCCATTGTGAACTCGAACACATCGTGGCCATGTTGGAATGCCTCCCGGACGAGGTGTGTCAACGCAATCTCGACATGCTGCACGAAGAGGCCGCCGAACGCATCAAGAAGGCGTTGAACGAGGATCTCACCCTGGGAGACGATGTTTCCAATTACAAGCACAATACCGCCGGCAGCCTCATGTCTTCCAAGGTTCTCGCCCTGCCGGAGAACACCACCGCGGCTGAAGCCATCCACATCATTCAGAGGCTTTCATCCCACGATTCGGTCTTTTATCTGTACACCACCAACGCCCAGAAACGGCTTGCCGGAGTCTGTTCCCTGCGCCGTCTCATGCTGGCCGAATCCGAAACCCCCCTGGAAGAACTGGAAAATTCCCGATTGGTCCGGGTCCACGTCAACACCCCCCTCGACGAGGTGGCCCGACAGATCTCCCATTACCGCCTGCTGGCCATTCCGGTGGTGGACGATCGGGGATCGCTGGTGGGACAGATCACCATCGACAACCTCGTGGACGTGATCCAGGACGAAAACAACCGCGCCATGCTCAAACGCGCCGGAATCGGCTCTCAGAACAACGATATCCTGGCTCAATCCCCGTTTCACATCTTCCGGGTCCGGGTTCCCTGGCTGATCAGCGCCTTCATCGGCTATCTGGTGATCTCCGCCATTCTCGATGGCTTTGAAGAGACGCTTTCTTCCATCGTGCAGTTGGCCTTTTTCTTTCCCGTGGTCATCGGCATGTCGGGCAACGCCGGCAGTCAGACCGGCTCGGTGGCGGTCCGGGGACTGGCGCTGGGATTGCTCAACAACTCCCATTTTTTCCGTCTGATGCTCAAGGAACTGGCCGCCAACCTGATCCAGGGAGCGGTCTACGGGCTTTTCCTGGCCCTGGCCGCCTATCTTTTGTTCCAGAATCCGCTGCTCTCCCTCACCGTGGGACTGGCGATGATGCTCAACATTCCCGCGGCCTCCACCATCGCCATGTCGTTGCCGTTTTTCTTCAAGAAAATCGGTACCGACCCGGCCATCGCCTCCGGTCCGCTGGCGCTGACGTTCATCGATCTGGTTGGTTCCACCAACTATCTGATCATTGCATTCTTGACCTTTCGCCCCTAA
- the mgtE gene encoding magnesium transporter, with product MSAIVIDEPHPSTSSKQAKYSETIHRLYRKGAIPHLASIIEKLPAIDIAQVINSSLDPKEAMDIFELIECPMLASATIKDLSEEFQNYIFSHCDQERAIQILERLSCEVRNKVINNLSTTVGTRLTEALQQATQIEINNIKRYPSNSAGALMTARFFALPDNTTAGSAVRTVRELSKQSPVFYAYMVDKDNRLIGVSSLRQLLLSTPERPISEIVSTDVHSVHVNTPQREVAKKVTRNRLLAIPVVNDQGVMCGIITVKDLIHVIRAADMQSLQKLADVTAKLDIMSQSFLHVAKSRLPWLVAPFMGGLMAAWILSHYEHTLATVIQLSFFMPMIFGMAGNVSNQTTTVAIRGLATGNIRVSNYFKLLFKETSVGLLVGSFYGICLSTYALVVFKSSILAFVVGISILSNIVYAGVIAASLPILLQKMGHDPAVGGGPYVLTTVDVLGVINYLLIATLTYGL from the coding sequence ATGAGCGCAATCGTAATTGATGAACCCCACCCATCAACCTCATCCAAGCAGGCCAAATATTCAGAAACGATCCATCGATTATACCGCAAAGGGGCTATTCCCCATCTGGCCAGCATCATCGAAAAACTGCCCGCCATCGACATTGCCCAGGTCATCAACTCTTCCCTAGACCCCAAAGAGGCCATGGATATCTTTGAACTGATCGAGTGTCCCATGCTCGCCAGTGCCACCATCAAAGATCTCAGCGAAGAGTTCCAGAATTACATCTTCTCCCACTGCGATCAGGAACGGGCCATTCAGATTCTGGAACGACTCTCCTGCGAAGTCCGCAACAAAGTCATCAACAATCTGAGTACCACGGTGGGCACCCGCCTGACGGAAGCGCTTCAGCAAGCCACTCAGATCGAAATCAACAACATCAAACGATATCCGTCCAATTCCGCCGGGGCGCTCATGACCGCGCGATTTTTCGCCCTGCCCGACAATACCACCGCAGGCAGCGCCGTTCGCACGGTCCGGGAACTCTCCAAGCAGTCACCCGTTTTCTACGCTTACATGGTGGACAAGGACAACCGTCTCATCGGGGTCAGTTCGTTAAGACAACTTCTCCTTTCCACCCCGGAACGGCCCATCTCGGAAATCGTCAGCACCGATGTCCATTCCGTGCATGTCAACACCCCGCAACGGGAGGTAGCCAAAAAGGTCACCCGCAACCGACTGCTCGCGATCCCGGTGGTCAACGACCAGGGGGTGATGTGCGGCATCATCACCGTCAAGGATCTGATTCATGTCATCCGGGCAGCCGACATGCAATCCTTGCAAAAATTGGCGGATGTCACCGCCAAACTGGACATCATGTCCCAATCTTTTTTGCATGTCGCCAAATCCCGGCTTCCGTGGCTCGTCGCCCCCTTCATGGGTGGCTTGATGGCCGCATGGATCCTCAGCCACTACGAACACACCCTGGCCACCGTGATCCAGTTGAGCTTCTTCATGCCCATGATCTTCGGCATGGCTGGCAATGTCAGCAATCAAACAACCACCGTGGCCATCCGTGGTCTGGCCACCGGCAACATCCGGGTCAGCAACTATTTCAAACTGCTGTTCAAAGAAACCAGTGTCGGCCTGCTGGTGGGAAGCTTTTATGGAATCTGCCTGTCCACCTACGCCCTGGTGGTCTTCAAGAGCAGCATCCTGGCCTTCGTGGTCGGCATTAGCATCCTGAGCAACATCGTCTATGCCGGAGTGATCGCAGCCTCGCTGCCGATCCTGCTTCAGAAAATGGGTCATGACCCGGCGGTTGGGGGCGGTCCTTACGTCCTGACCACCGTGGATGTCCTGGGAGTGATCAACTATCTGCTGATCGCCACCCTCACCTACGGACTATAA
- a CDS encoding HAMP domain-containing protein, protein MGYLWDLKGRFVGMGIIIMLVIAAEGMVGVRGIGMVRERIEYLDHFLMPLTRALSRVESLHVQLNHQFEKAPRDEHVPERLMVNPRIIHDQTTRIQQEIQFGLETIENAAKSGQIQENNPSLLKIRQRLEALSAMQSQLNKSLQETPVDAEDGMIHLTPGANRQLVDDSEHQEAWSDRVLELTEEVLDRSVNSTLQVSDHTVFLLIAAWIVSLVLCSLLILVLAVSILRPLHLVRKAVGKIAAGEMEIQFESNSHDELGRLLDAMRAMAQALRERQKVEDHLRQSEKMSSLGRLAIGLAHEVNNPLANASINLEVLEMDPTCHPTELVARLAVVRRNIEKAMSITQELLSFSRPDRPEFAPVVLHDALDGVLMLLGQRLRPFAVRLNYDPDLPEILGLSGKIQQVFMNLIQNTIEAMPHGGELVITTGQEAEWVFVELRDSGPGIPPALCSKVREPFFTTRMEMGGVGLGLTVCQSIMDQHGGRLELDPHPAPEGGLRAIVRFPKTESIAASDPVGAEWSLKHESDSDRR, encoded by the coding sequence ATGGGATATCTATGGGATTTGAAAGGTCGTTTTGTCGGGATGGGCATTATCATCATGCTGGTCATCGCCGCCGAAGGGATGGTGGGGGTGCGTGGTATCGGCATGGTCCGGGAGCGGATTGAATACCTGGATCACTTCCTGATGCCCCTGACCCGTGCTCTGTCCCGGGTGGAGAGCCTGCATGTGCAGTTGAATCATCAATTTGAAAAGGCGCCCCGCGACGAACACGTCCCGGAACGCCTGATGGTCAATCCGCGCATCATTCACGATCAGACCACCCGCATTCAACAAGAGATCCAGTTCGGATTGGAAACCATCGAGAATGCCGCCAAGAGCGGACAGATCCAGGAGAACAATCCGTCGTTGCTCAAGATTCGGCAGCGTCTTGAGGCTTTGAGCGCCATGCAATCCCAATTGAACAAATCCTTGCAAGAGACGCCGGTGGATGCCGAGGATGGCATGATTCACCTGACGCCGGGGGCCAACCGTCAACTGGTGGATGATTCCGAACATCAGGAGGCCTGGTCGGACCGGGTACTGGAGTTGACCGAGGAGGTGCTCGACCGGTCCGTGAACAGCACCTTGCAGGTCAGCGATCATACGGTATTTTTGCTCATCGCCGCCTGGATCGTGAGTCTGGTGTTGTGTTCGCTGTTGATTCTGGTGCTGGCTGTGAGTATTTTGCGTCCGCTGCATCTGGTCCGGAAGGCCGTGGGCAAAATTGCCGCTGGAGAGATGGAAATTCAGTTTGAATCCAACTCCCACGACGAACTCGGGCGTCTGCTCGACGCCATGCGCGCCATGGCCCAGGCCTTGCGGGAACGCCAGAAGGTGGAGGATCATCTGCGTCAGTCGGAGAAGATGTCTTCTCTGGGGCGTCTGGCCATCGGTCTGGCCCACGAGGTCAACAATCCTTTGGCCAATGCCTCGATCAATCTGGAAGTGCTGGAAATGGATCCCACCTGTCATCCGACGGAACTGGTGGCCCGGTTGGCCGTGGTGCGGCGCAATATCGAGAAGGCCATGTCCATCACCCAGGAGTTGTTGAGTTTTTCCCGTCCGGACCGGCCCGAGTTCGCGCCGGTGGTGTTGCATGATGCCCTCGATGGGGTGTTGATGTTGCTGGGACAGCGTTTGCGTCCGTTTGCGGTGCGTTTGAACTATGATCCTGACCTGCCGGAAATCCTGGGGTTGAGTGGCAAGATTCAGCAGGTGTTCATGAACCTGATCCAAAATACCATCGAAGCCATGCCCCATGGGGGGGAACTGGTCATCACCACGGGACAAGAGGCGGAATGGGTCTTTGTCGAACTGCGCGACAGCGGACCCGGCATCCCTCCGGCCTTGTGCAGCAAGGTGCGGGAACCCTTTTTTACCACCCGTATGGAGATGGGAGGCGTGGGACTGGGTTTGACTGTGTGTCAGAGCATCATGGATCAGCATGGCGGTCGTCTGGAACTCGATCCCCATCCGGCCCCGGAAGGGGGGTTGCGGGCCATCGTCCGTTTTCCGAAAACCGAGAGTATCGCCGCCTCTGACCCGGTCGGGGCCGAATGGAGCCTGAAGCATGAATCCGATTCTGATCGTCGATGA
- a CDS encoding response regulator, whose product MNPILIVDDDNDFCQVIEDVLTKAGFVTCRANNGQEALAVLAQQKCDIVLLDLVLPGMDGLEVLRRIQQQDEHIRVILITAFATIENAVSSIKMGATEFLTKPFRITDFIILIHRTVEEIRFEQKALELNFDPILVCLAHPIRRGIAEALSGQQVLRLTDLMQQLDISDHTKLTFHLKNLIEHGIIDKTRNRSYLLTQRGRMLLSGLRRLSMSLGVNS is encoded by the coding sequence ATGAATCCGATTCTGATCGTCGATGATGACAACGATTTCTGTCAGGTGATCGAGGATGTTCTCACCAAGGCCGGTTTCGTCACCTGCCGGGCCAACAATGGTCAGGAAGCCTTGGCGGTACTCGCCCAGCAAAAGTGTGACATCGTGCTGCTGGATCTGGTGCTGCCCGGCATGGATGGTCTGGAGGTGCTCAGACGCATCCAGCAGCAGGATGAACACATCCGGGTGATCCTGATCACCGCCTTCGCCACCATCGAAAACGCGGTCAGCAGCATCAAGATGGGGGCCACGGAGTTTTTGACCAAGCCGTTCCGGATCACCGACTTCATCATTCTGATCCATCGTACCGTGGAGGAGATCCGTTTCGAGCAGAAGGCGTTGGAACTCAATTTTGATCCGATTCTCGTCTGTCTGGCCCATCCGATCCGGCGGGGCATCGCGGAAGCCTTGAGCGGTCAACAGGTGCTGCGCCTGACCGATCTGATGCAGCAACTGGATATCAGCGATCACACCAAGCTGACTTTCCATCTCAAGAACCTCATCGAGCATGGCATCATCGACAAAACCCGCAACCGTTCCTATCTGCTCACCCAGCGGGGACGGATGCTGTTGTCGGGTTTGCGTCGTCTCTCCATGAGCCTGGGTGTCAACAGCTAG
- the rpsB gene encoding 30S ribosomal protein S2 codes for MATFSIRELLDAGFHFGHQTKRWNPKMGRYIHSARNGVHIINLQKTIYMLRDACRFVTERVTDGGVVLFVGTKRQVVDLVAEEAARCGQYYVNHRWLGGTLTNWKTIQDSIRRLKDIEKMRDDGSWQLLPKKEVLRLERQKEKMERSLGGIKDMSRLPDLIIVVDVNKESIAVAEANKLGIPVVALVDSNCDPDHIDWVVPGNDDAIRSLKLFMNKMGEAIMEGKRPEVSEAMFEGRNDAASSSDGADEMVQTHS; via the coding sequence ATGGCAACGTTTTCGATTCGTGAACTCCTGGACGCGGGTTTCCATTTTGGTCACCAGACCAAACGCTGGAATCCCAAAATGGGCCGCTACATCCATTCGGCCCGCAATGGCGTCCATATCATCAATCTGCAAAAGACCATCTATATGCTCCGTGATGCCTGCCGTTTCGTCACCGAGCGGGTCACCGACGGAGGCGTGGTCCTGTTCGTGGGCACCAAGCGTCAGGTGGTGGATCTGGTCGCCGAAGAGGCGGCCCGCTGTGGACAATACTATGTCAACCATCGCTGGCTCGGCGGCACCCTGACCAACTGGAAAACCATTCAAGACTCCATCCGTCGCCTGAAAGATATCGAAAAAATGCGGGATGACGGCTCCTGGCAGCTTCTCCCCAAAAAAGAAGTGTTGCGTCTGGAACGCCAGAAAGAAAAAATGGAACGTTCCCTGGGCGGCATCAAGGACATGAGTCGTCTTCCGGATCTGATCATCGTGGTGGATGTCAACAAAGAGTCCATCGCCGTGGCCGAAGCCAACAAACTGGGGATCCCGGTGGTGGCCCTGGTGGACTCCAACTGCGATCCGGATCATATCGATTGGGTCGTGCCGGGCAACGACGACGCCATCCGTTCTTTGAAATTGTTCATGAACAAAATGGGCGAAGCCATCATGGAAGGCAAACGTCCCGAGGTGAGCGAGGCCATGTTCGAAGGCCGCAACGATGCCGCCTCCTCGTCCGACGGCGCTGACGAAATGGTTCAGACCCATTCTTGA